In the genome of Streptomyces sp. NBC_00190, one region contains:
- a CDS encoding DUF6114 domain-containing protein encodes MLLTRWRRWRRSRPFWGGLFAVLAGAWICVLPLAPLKIMLQQGVAGIPSVLMGIVMIVLGLTAWFAPPQRSLAGVLTTLIATASLVLSNLGGFLIGTLLGILGGGLMFAWQPSAAPAPAPVPAPAPSPAVPTPHSDPQGAQP; translated from the coding sequence ATGCTTCTGACCCGCTGGCGGCGGTGGCGGCGCAGCAGACCGTTCTGGGGCGGGCTGTTCGCGGTCCTGGCCGGCGCGTGGATCTGCGTCCTGCCGCTGGCGCCGCTGAAGATCATGCTCCAGCAGGGCGTGGCGGGGATCCCGTCCGTCCTGATGGGCATCGTCATGATCGTGCTCGGGCTCACCGCCTGGTTCGCGCCCCCTCAGCGGAGCCTGGCCGGTGTCCTCACCACGCTGATCGCGACCGCATCCCTGGTCCTGTCGAACCTGGGCGGCTTCCTGATCGGCACCCTGCTCGGCATTCTCGGCGGCGGCCTGATGTTCGCCTGGCAGCCGTCCGCCGCCCCCGCTCCCGCTCCCGTCCCCGCCCCCGCTCCCTCCCCCGCGGTCCCCACGCCGCACTCCGATCCCCAAGGAGCACAGCCATGA